A window of Kineococcus sp. NBC_00420 genomic DNA:
GGTCGAGGGGGAGCCGCAGCCAGCGCTGCTCGGTGTCGTCGTCGAGCTGGCCGAGGGCCGGCGTCAGCAGCCAGGGCCCGTCGACCAACGACACGGACACGAAGCTCGCCCCGAGGTCCGCGTGCATGACGTCGCGCACCGCGAGGGCGACGTCCTCGACGCTGTCGGTGCGGGCCAGGGCGCTCGCCAGGCTCAGCAACGTGCCGGATCCCCGGTCCTCGCGGACGGGGGTCTCGGACGTGGTCAGGCCCACACGCACCTCCGCCGTCCGCCGTGCGCCCGTGGTGGCCTCCGCGACCCCACCGTCCCTGGCAGTCACTCACAGTCGACCCCCGTCACGCAACCACCGGTCGTCCAGCCGGCGCCCAGCGCGTGAGCCCGAGCCCTACGCTGCGCGCGTGGTCACCACCGAGCAGGTGCTCGCCCTCGCCGCGACGAGCCTCGTCGTCATCGCCGTCCCCGGCCCGAGCGTCCTCTTCATCGTCGGCCGCGCCCTCGCGCACGGGCGGGTGACGGCCCTGGCCGGCGTCCTGGGCAACTCCCTGGGCAGTCTCGTCGCGGCCCTCGTGATCGCCGTCGGACTGGGTCCGGTGCTGCAGCGCTGGGACACCGCGCTGGAGGTCGTGAAGCTCGCCGGGGCCGCGTACCTGGTGTGGCTGGGGGTCCAGGCGCTGCGCGGAGCCGGTCACGTCGGACAGGACACGGTCGTCGGTTCAGCGCGGACCCGCGGGCGCGAGGTCCGGGCCGGGCTGGTCGTCGGCCTCAGCAACCCCAAGGTGTTCGTGGTGTTCGCGGCGATCCTGCCCCAGTTCGTGGACCGCTCCGCCGGGTCGCTCACCGGTCAGATGGTCCTGCTCAGTCTGGTCCCCATCGGCATCGGCCTGGTCTGCGACAGCACCTGGGGTCTGGTCGCGTCCCGCGTGCGGACGGCCTTCGTCGGACGCCCGCAGCGGCTGCGGACGGTGACCCGCGTCGGAGGAGCCTCGATGATCGGACTGGGCGTCCTCACCGCCGTCACCGGCTGGCACCGCTGACGGAACGTCGCGCGACCGGTGCGCGTTGTGCGGGGCAGGTAGGAGAGCGCGGGGAGAGGACAGGATGCACCGGCACCACAACGGGCTGAAGACCGCCGTCCTGTTCGGGGTGATCTGGGCGGTCCTGCTGCTCATCGGCGGGTTCCTCGCGACCTCGTTCCGCAGCTCCGGCATCCTCGTCGTCTTCGTCCTCATCGGGCTGGGGACCTCGGCCTACGGCTACTGGAACTCCGCGAACCTGGCCCTGCGCTCGATGCGCGCCCGCCCCGTCTCCGAGGCCGAACAACCCGGGATGTACCGGATCGTGCGCGAGCTCTCCACCGCCGCGCGCCAGCCGATGCCGCAGCTGTACGTCTCGCCCACCATGGCGCCCAACGCCTTCGCGACCGGCCGCAACCCCCAGAACGCCGCCGTCTGCTGCACCGAGGGCATCCTGCAGCTCCTGGACGAGCGCGAACTCCGCGGCGTCCTCGGCCACGAGCTCATGCACGTCTACAACCGCGACATCCTCACCTCCTCCGTGGCGGGGGCGCTCGCGGGCGTCATCACCTCGATCGCGCAGTTCGGGGTGTTCTTCGGGTCGGTGTTCGGGGGCGGACGCGACGACGAGAGCCGCGCGAACCCGTTGGCGCTGCTGCTGCTGTCGCTGATGGCGCCGCTCGCGGCCACCGTCGTCCAGCTCGCCATCTCACGGACCCGCGAGTACGACGCCGACGAGGACGGGGCCAAGCTCACCGGCGACCCGCTGGCGCTCGCCTCGGCCCTGCGCAAGCTGGAGCTGGGTACGCGTCAGTTGCCGCTGCCGCCCGAGCGGGAGCTCGTCAACGCCAGCCACATGATGATCGCGAACCCCTTCCGCGCGCAGGGCGTCGCGAAGCTGTTCTCGACGCACCCGCCGATGGCCGAGCGGATCGCCCGCCTCGAGGCCCTCGCCGGCTACCGCCGCTGACCTGCCCGTCACCGAGCCGGCCGGGATCAGCCGAGGCGGGCCTCCAGCCAGGTCCGGAACAGCGGGAAGACCTGCCCGTCCGGGTCCTGCGGGTCGGTGTGCGAGACGCCGTCGAGCAGGTGCAGCTCCACCGCGTCCCCGGCGGCGCTCGCGGCGGCGTCGAACTCCTGGGCCTGGGAGTACGGGACCGTCTGGTCGCCCGTCCCGTGCGCGACGAACAGCGGGAAGCCGAAGGGCACCCGCCGCGTCGGGTCGCCGATCGCGTAGCGGTCGTCGACCTCGTCCGGGGTTCCCCCGAACAGCGTCCGCACGTTGACGTCGCCACCGTCGCCACCGAGCGCGGTGGGGTGCAGCACCCCGGACATCGACGCCGCGAACGCGGGCACGACCCGCGGTGAGGCACCCGGGGCGTCGGCGGGCAGACCGGCCCGGGCGGCCGCCCACATCGCCAGGTGACCGCCCGCGGAGTGCCCGACGAAGCACACTCGCCCGGTCGGCAGCGAGTGCTGGGCGGCGGCCTCGGCGGCCATGTCGACGGCCGTGGCGACGTCGCTGAACGTGCCCGTCC
This region includes:
- the htpX gene encoding zinc metalloprotease HtpX; amino-acid sequence: MHRHHNGLKTAVLFGVIWAVLLLIGGFLATSFRSSGILVVFVLIGLGTSAYGYWNSANLALRSMRARPVSEAEQPGMYRIVRELSTAARQPMPQLYVSPTMAPNAFATGRNPQNAAVCCTEGILQLLDERELRGVLGHELMHVYNRDILTSSVAGALAGVITSIAQFGVFFGSVFGGGRDDESRANPLALLLLSLMAPLAATVVQLAISRTREYDADEDGAKLTGDPLALASALRKLELGTRQLPLPPERELVNASHMMIANPFRAQGVAKLFSTHPPMAERIARLEALAGYRR
- a CDS encoding LysE family translocator — its product is MVTTEQVLALAATSLVVIAVPGPSVLFIVGRALAHGRVTALAGVLGNSLGSLVAALVIAVGLGPVLQRWDTALEVVKLAGAAYLVWLGVQALRGAGHVGQDTVVGSARTRGREVRAGLVVGLSNPKVFVVFAAILPQFVDRSAGSLTGQMVLLSLVPIGIGLVCDSTWGLVASRVRTAFVGRPQRLRTVTRVGGASMIGLGVLTAVTGWHR
- a CDS encoding alpha/beta hydrolase family protein, whose translation is MGPLRRRAVIGLALSGGALGACSDDSPTTPASATTATPTETATPTDTGTPDAETDAGFVPPGLDVSQRSEYRYGDHPRQVSDLWLPPGEHRDAIVVVVHGGGWDATTDRRDLNDLVADLVGGGWPVLNTDYRGNGDGGGWTGTFSDVATAVDMAAEAAAQHSLPTGRVCFVGHSAGGHLAMWAAARAGLPADAPGASPRVVPAFAASMSGVLHPTALGGDGGDVNVRTLFGGTPDEVDDRYAIGDPTRRVPFGFPLFVAHGTGDQTVPYSQAQEFDAAASAAGDAVELHLLDGVSHTDPQDPDGQVFPLFRTWLEARLG